The Alligator mississippiensis isolate rAllMis1 chromosome 8, rAllMis1, whole genome shotgun sequence genomic sequence GCAATGACTGGAGGAGCTGAATGATTTTGATGAATagcaacatttttttctctgtttttgccatgccccctcccctgctcctgtccGCCCTCCCAGTTCTAGAAAGCCCATCAAATCTGACAAGATTTCTGGGACTTCCTGATTTGCTTGTGTTCCTTAAATTTCAGCCCCAGGCAGAATTAAGAGCTACCTGACAATGAATCACAAGCATAAGCTACATCTCTGaactaaggaaaaaaatcagCCAGACTTTTGGGTGATATTTTGGGTTGGTTCTTTCAGCTGAATCTGGCTGCCTCCCCTTGAAGTGTTTGCAGATTGCAAACCACAAGAGACCTGGAACATGGTGTGCAATGTTCAAGCGTGGCAAAACATCCAAAAGGAAGAAGCATAGAGGAGTGGTacagccagcaaagcccaaaGCCCAAATACCTTTTATTTTAGTATGCCAAGAACAGCAAGACAAAACAAGACCAACACGTTTTTCCAGTGTCCTTATATAGCATTCTGAGGTCAGAGTTTCAGACTATGGAGAACAGTCTAATAATAGAAagcatgtgtttcagcaccatcTCTGTCAgtgcaaaacaaatcaaaacaagtGGCACTAGGCCTCGCTTCTGGGGCTTTGCTATGGAAATCTTGCTGAATCCAAAGGCAGCTCTAGGGAGCTCACCACATGCTAATATAGCATGGACATGGGCTGGCTTATTGAGCCAGATACTCAAAAGGAGACAGGTGAGTGTTCCTGTCTGAGTCTAAGAGGATTGGGTCATATTCATGTGAAAGTAGGACAGTGTGAACTCATGCGCAGCAGGCACCTAACTCCGTATGACTCACTGAAATCTATTCTGAGTCTTTTCAAGCTCCAAGCTCTGCTGACCATCACAGAAACAAATGGGTACAAACTgagcataaataaataaaggatggAAATTAGAAGAcggtttctaaccatcagagcaaTGAGGTGAAACAACCTTCTGGTAGGACTGGTGGCTTTTAAGAGCAGTTTTGTCAGTTCCTAAAATCATGGTGCCTGCaactgcagggaactggacttgatAAGATAGGAGGTCTCTTTCACTCCTATGTACCTAAGGGCGCCTATAGATATGCAGTGAAGCTGCTCcaatgctgtaattacagcacgttggagcagactcaagtctgctggaacatagtaatttaccgtgctccagcaaactccagtgtcacatgtatcagtattcccatgctgaaaaatggcagcaagctttaattaaagtgcccccatcaccatttctcagcatggggatgctgatacatgtgccacacattaattagagcagttcttggagatcctctaattaaagtgcacccccccccccccactggaacATGTGTGTAAATGCCCCAAGTGCCTAAACCCCAAGTCACAAGAGCTAGCTTCAGTCACGGCCTGCATGTAGGCCCAACTAGGCAGCTTTCTTTTGCCTTGCAGCACAATAAGGCAGTCTTTACCTGTCTCCCCATCCTTCAGCTAGATGCTTGCCCATGTATTGCAACCCAAGAGGCATCTTTGCTGCTCCCACAAACATATGCCTCTGCCCATGCAGTGAGTCCTGTATGCTGCCAGAAGTGCCACATCCCAGGGATGCATAGATCTGTCTGTACTTCACCTTGTTACCTGTGCAGTGGATCCTGGAGACTTCATTGTACCCATTACAGGCTAAATGGGAAGAGAGAGGACCCCAACTTTGCTGTCTCTGGTTTGGCTTGCATCATTATATGACTAACCTCAAGCTGTGGGAACTTGCCCAGATGGAGCATTTCAAAGGAATTTCAGATATTTATGTTGAACAGACTAGAGACCCTCTACCCTGACACTGTGTCTTACTAAGGTTTCTACAAAACCTTGGTTCAACAAGGCCTCAGCTTCTAGCAGGCCTCTCTCCCCCTGCAATCCCCCTCCTGGGTTTAAGTTCAGCATAGCACATTCTCCTTGCAGCTTGGCCAGTGGGAATATTCTTTGACATTGCCCTGGCAAAGCTGGTATTCGTAGACCTCAGTGTGAGAAATCCATCCAGCCAAGTAAGGCCCTAGACATGGCAGCATTCCCCCTTTGTTACTAGCAGCAGAAAGTTTAGGGTGGCAGAAGAGCCGATACTGGTGTGTGTCTCGATGAACAAATGGCACAAAGGAGGGACCTTGCCCGTTATATAATGGCAAATGGAACGGTACCTGCAACTTTGATGTTCCCACTCCTGGTTCTGTGCAGAGGTGAATGCCGCTATACTAGTGTTTCTGGATTGCCTCCTACCTCTGATACCTGACGCTGGCTCCTTCCCAATTCTCTGTCATAGAgcttttaaaatatgaacaaGTTCTACCACATTCATTCCTCAAGAGCCATTGGTGCTCCTTGTCATGGTGCTTATGCAATGCAGCAGGATGAAACGCAAAGTAAACACCTGCTTATTAAATAGGCAGATCATACTTCTTGTCCAAATATTTTGCAAAGGAGGTCAGATGCAGCTGATCCTCAGTCCTTGGAGACAAAAGTGAAGTGGATGAAGAGGCTATTGCTTTCTTTCCCTAGAAAAGGTAATGGGTCTCTAAAAGCAGGGGCTGGAATTTGTGGGGTTAAGTGGGGGAAAAGGGCTGGGTTCAAGGGCCTGCCCTGTTCTAAATGCATCACTTGATGCAGGGCAGGTGCAAATATATCCGTCCCCTTTAACTCCGGTAGAGTGAGAGATGCTTATACCAGGTGTGattatgatctattgaggtttcTGAAATTACTGGATTGGAGAGAAGCTACAGTGTCGTTCTGCACCAGGTAAACACTTCATTTTGTGTTTAAGTGAGCAATGGCAGAAAGAGTGACAATAAAAGACTGAGTAGGGGATGGAAGGTATCAACAGCATGTGTGAGACCATTGCTAGCTACAATATCTACACTtgcaaaggaaatttaaaaattggaaaagattcagaaaagatctaCAAGAATGATTCAAAGTATAACAAATGTGTTTTATAGTATAATATTTAtgaaaatctatttaatttaatagTTTGTTAATTTCTGAAAATTGTTACTGCACACTTATTATATGACATTTGTCTTGTGCTCTAGGAAATAGATCAGTGAGGTCCAGGTCAGTTCCTGGTCGGATGGGTGGCTACATGGTGAAAGGCTTCTGTTACTAGTTCTACCAGTCCCAGCAGGAAAGCATAGGGCAAAACGGTCTCTTTCTGTGCTCCAGAGAAGGTAGAGGCAGGCTGTAGGGAACGTTCACCTTGCTGCTTCATGGGTTCCCCCCATACAATGACTAACAAAGGAGTTCAATCTCCAAAGCTGTCAAAATGGCATCACATTCCAGTGTTACATCCACATAATGAGAAAAATCTAAAAATGCTGGAGGGCCACCCCAACTTAGCAAAAGTCTCTAGCCTGTGAGATACTCAGGCAATCTCTGAAAGACCTCAAAAGTACTATTtaaagctggggtgggcaattatttggggccaagggccacatagggaattttgatgagctgttggTACCCAAgtcagcacccacccccaccaacaaCTCACCAAAGCCCCTATCAGGTTTTGGAAGCGGGGGAAacagtgttcaggagcaggaggctgggataATGGGGCCGGGTCATGGGGTGGTTACAGCTCAGAGCCATGGCCCAGGttgagctgcaatccactccctgaACACCCTGCCCTATGTGGGGGAAGTGTGTGtatggggtgcatggggtgggggagctgcctgggcactaggtcccaggagccagtcaggggtgaggggagggagagggaggcaggagctACATACACCAGATCTCACCCAGGTGGTGCAGTTCGtggctgcccccatggcactatgcatggggctgagccctgcctgggcagcctgcaccccactccagcccacgcctgctggcccagccccaacctcagccccagccaacatgcagcttctggcagggctgtttccagtgtggctgcagctggccaggtgctgctgtgctcccctcacctccagtggcggctccccttcccactcctcccccactgcactgctctgggcagaggaggaagcttcagctgggcagctcccactggaggcaaggagagcagagtggcactgggaacagccctgccagaagctgcacatGCTGCTCGGGGCCCAGGCCAGCTGGcatgggtgggagcatggcatgggctggtccagtgggagccagcaaggcttggccccatgcagagtgccacagaggcagccgcgggctggatccagttagttggcgggccagatccagcccacgggccatgtTTTACCCTCCCCTAGTTGAAGTCTACCAAGCTGCCTCACTGCATGTTCCTCACTGTATTTGACTGCCCTGGGTAATATTTTTGCCTGCTCGCCATACTTTCCTCTGACCTGGCTTTACTTTTTTGCTGTATCTGACTTTTCCAGCAGTAGGGGAGCAACTACCTTCCAGCTGACATGCAGTGCCCTTTGAACTGTACAGGTTATGAATTCTTAGCCTGGTAGTTCATGTCACACACGAGCTGTGCACCTGTTGCCATTGAAACCTGGAGGTCACTCTATGACAGATGTTAAATTTCCTAGAGAACTTATTATATCCATCATCTGGCACGAGGAGGCTCAACCAGTCCCAGCTATGAACCAATTAATTTTCCCATAATATTTTACATTTGGATATTGTTGCTTCTAACAGATGAAAATTCAACCCAAGTGAGCTTCTCATAATGAACCTTTTTACAAGAGATTAATTAAAAGCTTAAAATTTATTGCATTCAGTTTAGGGATGTTGTCCAAATACTAACTCACAGCTGTGGTTTCTTTCCACTGTGTAATTTTGAATGGCTGAGGGCTTCTGTTTTGCATAACTGAAATACAGTATTTAATCGTAACTGTATAGTCTGCAAGCACAAACCTACTGATAGCCACTTAGAGCGTTTGGTATAATAACAGCACTGCTAATTATCAGTAACTAAAGAATGATTCCACTGATGTTGTATTGTGATGGGCTACCATCATCCGCTCCTTTATGATGACTGCTCTCCTCAGAAATCTTCCCCACATGCCCACCACTGCTTCTGGTCCTTCCTTGTTGGCTCCCTCCACCTGGTACAAGGCACAGTGTAATACAGACCTGAATTCCACTTGGTAGGAGGAGATGGAGAGATCCACACTTTCCATTAGGGACCAACCACAACCAAAGGAAGTATTGAGAAGAAAGACTGAGCGGGGGTCTGGGCATGTAGGCATGGAATTTGTTGCAATTTTGTGCATATATTGAATCTGTGCCaattaaaagagagagaattaTTGTGGCCAATCTGAGTTCAAGGGAGAGACAATGAGGAGCGTATAATAATGCCTGGGTGTTCTCCCAGGTCATCTAGACTAACCAATGCTGTTGTCACTGCTACTCATCAGCACCCACCTTTTCTCTTTAACATAGCTGGGGAGCGCGTGTGGTTGACACAACAGAGATGTCTGAGACTCCAACCGGCAAGGAAAATTCCCCCGGAGAGTGCCCTGTGTGCTATGAAAAATTCCACGCTCTAAAGACTGCCCACCGGAAGCTGACCTGTGGGCACGCCTTCTGCCATGACTGTCTGGTGAAGTACTTGTTGTCCTCCAAACCGGAGGGCCAGATCCAGAACTGCATCATCTGTCCCATCTGTCGCTATGTGACTTTCCTTTACAAGAAGAAAGACCACTGGCCTCCCAAGCCAGGAGAAAATCCCCAGGATCCGGAATTGTCTCTCTCCCCCACATCTTTGCTCCATTCAGTAATATCAGGGTCAGACAACACCTTGGTGGTCCCCAGCCGTTTTGTGATGCCTTTGCAGAGCTATGAGACATATCACAATAGGAGTAGCATCCTCTCAGACTCCATGAGTCTGAAGGATGGGCTGTCTCAAGAAGTGCACATTTTTGTGATCAGTGATCACGGGATGCCATTGGTTGATGATAATTTTAGCTTGGTCATTAGACGTGGCAGAGCAGAAACCCAACAGTCGGTGTCATCCAGAAGTTCTGTGGGGATCAAGTGCTATCAGTCACCCATTGTACTGGCTGTTTTCCTCATCTCTATAGTTGCCCTTTTAGCAGCAGTACTCCCTTGGGTCTTACTGGTGAAGAGGAGCTCATGAGCAGGAGTGGGGAATCCTGAAAATATGACCCACGTGGAGCAGTGTACCGAGAGCAACTTGCCACTTGCAGAAATACTCCACACTCCCAAGATGAATACCACTTCTCCTGTGCAGGGCTCATCATGTTGTGACAGGTCATCAGATTGTCTGCCAGAAGGAAATCCCACAGATAGCCACAATGTAAATGAATAAAGGTTTAAGAGCCAGTGCCTAGATGGGAGATGTCTTCTGAAAGCCCAGCTTTTGGAAAAAATGATGCCTGTGATTCCACAGGTGTTGCTCTTCCTTTTGACTCGGAGCCAAACTCTACCCTTGTTGGGGCACATCCCTGTTGGCACTACACAAATGGCTTTGTTGGCGATGAGGCAGCTAGGAGGCACCATCTCAAAGCTAGGATGAGACATGCAGGGCATGGCTGCTTGTGGTCACAGGATAAATTCCTTCATGCACTGAGTTGCAAAAGAGAATCCTACTCACTGAGAAATACTCCAGTCAACTCCTGAgacaggaggcagggcagcaccttTTGTAATAGTTCCTTTTGCTTAATCTGTATTTTACACAAAATGTTGCTATACAAGTGTTCCAGGTCTTGATTGTGAATACCTGGTCAATTAAACACCTTTAGTGAAATGAGGTAGATGGAGTTTGTCTGGAATGGCTGTTTGCCCAGTGTCCTTGAGAGGGCAGAGCTCAGCTACGATGTTGGCCCATAGCAGCTCTGTGCATTAATAATGGGTAAAATGCATGGTCAGAGTTGCAGATTTTACAAACTCCTTGTTGGTTTCCAGATTACTTAAAGAGCATAACATGATGTCCCTGGAATAGAAActcttggctttttttctttccaaagattgattgtgttttgtttttttaaagaaagttctcTGCTGTGAGCCATCCTATACCACTGCTCAGAATCGCCTGTCCCACCCAGCATTGGATTGGCACAAGGGGATCCTTTTTCTGCCTATTGGTGAAAGGAAACCCTCTATCCCCAAACTGGTACAAAGGGAGCTTACTTTGTTGGACAAGGCCCTGAAATAAAGGCAGTGCATGCCAGTCTCTTCACAAGAATATCATTTCATCAGAAAGCTAAACGTAAGCTTAACTAGCATTCAGATTCAGGCAATGGTAATGCAAAAACATACTCATGCCTGGGAGGATGAGTATAGGCTGGACCCCAGGAAATCTGAATTCTTGTTCAGTTCTTCCAGCAGTTCAGGTCCATGATTCTCCACTTCCCCCCCAGTTTACATAATATATATTCAATAATTTATACACAGTCATTAATGACATGCATCTCTCTACAACCTGAGTATATGGTAATAAAGGGGTCTGATTATGAAGACCCCCTTCTCAGAAAAGTGAAGAATTTATGACAAATATTTAACAACTGTTTATCAAGGATGGCCTTAGAGGTTATCAATTAGGTTTTCACTCTTAATGGTCCATTCACTAGGTAGCTCCACAGAGCCCCATGTGTTATGCTCCTTGTTGTGTGTTTGACTATAGTCACACAAAGCCACCAAAACCTACTATCATAAGGAACAGCACTCACTGTAAGAGTGGGATAGTCTCAatgagcaaaacaaaacaaggagcaatggtctcaagttgtagcaagggaaatttaggttggatattaggaaaaaactctctcactaggagggtggttgAACCACTGGAATGGGTTATCTAGGGAGAtggtaggcagacaaggttctttgggtgaatatgatatcttttattagaccaactgtaatagttggaaaaaattttatagcaagctttcaggtttaaaaacccttcgtcaggctgagaaagtctctgcagttggtgtgtgctcttcctggatggaatgaaaagtaaagactCCAGAGGCTGGGTTGCATGGAtgcaagacagacagtcagtgaagatgtaaattgaggagtcagtgggtgagagagaggctgcaggggggaggagaaggaggatgaATGTACCATTtagaaagtggagaggtacctggggagtcagatgtcaggcaggttataatgtgtcataaatccaatgcctatatttagaccgtgattttttgtatccaggaggctgatgaagtgcagttcacaggcttgtctctgagaagtgttttgtaagtttcctttgaggattagaaccgagagactggagagagagcagTTTTCTTGTGAGGAACGTGCCCCCACTGGCAcgtgggtattcctgtctttgatagatttccggtgtgcgttcattctggtgcgcagttgttgtttggtctggcctacatattttccatcagggcatttggtgcattggatgagatgagTGTTtgctccccatgcagtgtggggcagtggggggtagcagggatagccccccgcctggcagcacctggtgagcactggggcttttctttaaagtaccaacctggggtggagggggggcagccgtgggggggctgggggagtgggggagggtcggaggggctggcaggggtccccccatggtcccgtcccccagccctccagtacttaccagcttggagtctgctgcagctctcttctgcagccaccggggactgcccgaatcatcaaagctttgctgaagattcagagagctttgaatcgattcagacctttaaattggtcccctgattcaattcggattcggatcCTGTTCAGCAGGGGGTCAcaagattcggccactgaatcaggccaccacctgaagcttcacacagcccccaGCTGTGGGGGAGCACCATGCACTCCAGTGACTGGGATCCTTATTCTctgatgaggctcccagctgcagaggcacaAAAGCTCacagctgatccaggctcccagccaggcagCGTACCATGCACTCTGGGTCCCATCAGCTGATCTCAGCTCCCAAGCCTGGGAGCTTTCTACATAGTTCGAGTCCTGGTGCAATCCCTGGAGCTGGCGGATGATCAGTTAAGTATTGGCTAGATTGGTACAATACTGAAGTTCAAACTGGCCTCAGTCTGAGCCCTGGTTAAGCTCTCAAAGATGACAGATTATCAATTATCATTGGCTGAACTGGAACCGAACCAGGGCTCTAGCTGACCCTGGAGCTGGCCGATGATCAGCTGATCATCAGCTGATATGGACCACATTAGGGTGGGTTTGTATAGGTCCTCATTCTGCCAaatgttcaatttaaggtacaATGGAAAAcaaccacaaaattattacacatattttgcaGAATAATTTTGTAGTTTATCACCCATTTAATTGTGCTATTATTGTATTTACCCAGTCCAAGTTACCTTTGAATTTAAGACTaccccttcaataattagattctatacatggaaaataataaatttgttatgattttctatgtatagaatttaactattggagggtcattttaaatttgtcTGTCCCCCgtcccccttttctcccctgctgcagTAGAGAAAGCAATggtggagggcaaggggccaGACCCCTGTACCTTGCCCCCTCAtcccctgccacttgctcccccaatccccacccaccgtgcctgtgtctgcctcctgcctcttcccccatttttcctgcctatgccaatgccagtgccagtgctgcctgcctccctcctcacagtcaggttggggccagagccagagtcagagctgaaGGTAAGCAGTGTGGGAGGTAGGCAGTAGTGGGGCAGGCTGCCTCATGCTCCCTGCAAGCTACACATTGTGTGTCTCTCCCATGCACCTCTCAACCACCATATGGTTTCCCCATATACCCTCTCCCCAAAACATGTGGTCTCCCTCACCCCACAGCTTCACGAGCTGCCTCAACCCCCAGCAAGCTGAGCCACCCTGGTGCGGTTCCAATTCAGCCAATGATAGTTGATAATTTGTCATCTTTGAGAGCTTAACCAGGGCTCAGACTGAGGCCAGTTTGAGCTTCAGTATTGTACCAATCCAGCCAATACTTAACTGATCATCCGCCAGCTCCAGGGATTGCACCAGGACTCACACTATGTAGAAAGCTCCCTGGGCCAGTACCTGAATCTAAGGTGAGGGTTTTCCCCTGGGGTCAAAAACCGTGTTTTGGATTCAAGTCAATACAGTAATTGCcggaatgtgtggccaggttactatttaagataAAATTAACTGGTCAATTGTGTCTTATgcataatgtctgccaggggcccaaAGTGCCCAATCACCTGCCTGACTTAAGACAAACACAGCTACCAACCTCTGTATTCTGCAGTTTCTACATATGCCATGGATGGAGCTGGACAATTTAGGTACGTCCCTTTCTGGCACTGGGACACTGCTTATACCAGAGGTTCATTGCATTACAGGGAAACTTACTTCAACTATTGCCAGCTCTTTTCTGGTGACATATGGCAGGGTTTGATTTGCTATTACAGGGTTTCATGTCTGGCCTTGATTTGCCTGAACCATATCTGTCAGATGCTGAATCCAAAACACCCTCCCTATGCTGGTATATGCCAATTGCTGGGAAGATCAAAGACCAATGTGGGTATCTTACACCAACTGTTGATCTATTTGTTAGGAACACAGACATATCAGAAAGATGTCACAATTCCAGGTAAGTTCGCTATTATATGCTTATCTAATAGAGCTTACTGAGAGATTTCTCTGTGGTCATTGCCTTGCCCAGGTAATCCAAGAGCTTTGTGGAGactgttggggacaacttcctagtaCAAGTGTTAGAGATCAACTAGGAGCTGTGGTCTTCTTGctctgctgctcacaaaaagAGAAGTCGTGGGGAACATAGAGCAGTGGAGTaagggccctggacttcagaaaagcaacaaaaatggttaaagggctggggcacatgacttctgaggacaggctgagggaactgggcttatttagtctggagatgagaagcctgaagggagatttgatagcagccttcaattaccttatgggtggttccaaagagaatggagctggactgttctcagtggtggcagatgacagaacaaggagcagtggtctcaagttgcaacaagggaattttaggtttatattaggaaaaactctcttacacggagggtagtaaagcagtgggacaggctacccagagaggttgtggagtctacatccttgaaggtttttaagaccaggctagacaaagctttggctgagatgatctagttgaggatgttcctgctttgggcagggggttggactagactcctgaggtcccttccaaccttcattttctatgattctttgattctatggTCATCTGTGGGCCAGTGTGGCCAACCTAAGCACCCATAGGTCAGTTGGGCTGACCCAAGAACCCACAATTACTCAAGCCAAAGCAAGGACCCGCAAATCAGTCAGGCCAACATGAGTAACCACAGGTCAGTTGGACAGAACCAAACACCCACAAGTACATCAGGCCAACCCGAGCACCTGCCAGTCAGTAGGACCACCCCAAACACTTATGCAGCAGCTAGGTAGACCCAAACACTGACAGGTCAGTCAAGACAACCCAAGCCCTTGTGGGCGAGCAGACCTGAGCATCCATAGAACCATCAGACCAAAGCGAGCACCTAAGGGTCATTTGGGCTGACCTAAGCACCTGCTGGTCAGCCGGGCCAAAGCAAGCAGCTGAAAGTCAATTGAGCAGACCAGAGCACCCATAAGCCAGTTAGACTGATCCGAGCACCCATGGGTCACTAAGGCTGACTCAAACACCTGCAGGTCATATTATATACTATAGTGTATATGTGCCCAGGCTGACACACCGGCCCAGGGAGACTCAAACTGGGAACCTGAACATAGAAGCATCTAAAAAATTAAGGGCCCTGTTTTGAAAATTGGGGTCTAACCCCTCCATGCCTCAGTGTCCCTAGAATAATAATGATCTCACTTTACTGTCCAAGAGGAATGAGGAAGTATGAGGCGGTGTCTGAAGgacagctgctcccagggtccAGAATAGGTGCAGggttggagcagaggggaggtgaTCACAGCTTGACACACAGCTGTTCCATGTGCATCTAGCTCCCCTGCACAGCCACCAGTACGCCCCAGACAGGGGTCTCTGCCACAGGGCCCCGTCCCCCTGTGAACATCTGGTACAGCCACAAAGGGCAGGTTATTAGCCGGTGTTTATAAAAGAAAGGCAGGAACTCTGGGTCTGCCCTTGCACGCAGGTCATTACTTGCATGGTCCCTTGCAGTGGTTTCTATGGGTACTCCTGCTGTCACCTCACAAACCAGCATGGAGGTGTAGCTCTTGGAGCCAATGTCACTCCCTACCAGGGCCTTGGTCCCATATTGTGGGGGATGATCTGCTACAGGGAGTTGTTCTGATTCCTTCAAGCTGGCCAGAGCCTCAGAAGCAAGTCTAGAGCGTTCAGCAGGAGGGTCGCAAGTAAAATCCACCACATTGTACTGGGAGCTCCAAAGCTTCCTCCTCCTACTCTTGtcctgcagcaaccagggggtGCGGAGGTGGAGCCAGCCCCCTGGACAGTTCTCTGGAATCAGCTGTGGGCTGCTGGCCAAATCCTccatgggggaggaaagggaatacCCAGGGTTTTGCTCTCTGGGTGCTCGAGGCTGGACACGAAGCACATAGGGGACTCAGCAGTGTTTCAGGCAGAGGTCTGAAGGAAAGTATtctccacagctgcccctgctttGTGGATGTATGCTCTGCAGATATTACTCTCCCTGAGAGAGAAGCAGGCACAGACTTGGGGGAGGACAATAAGGGAGGGATGGGTGTAAGGTGGAGGAGTCCCAccgcttggggggggggggagggacatggGGAAATGCACTGCATTCTTTACTGGACATGGTGACGAGGTTATGTAGTGACGTGTTGGATATGGAGACCCTCTCCTAGGTCAGTGGTAGGAAGTGGCAAtaggtggggtgaggtgggatAGGTAGGAGAGGAGTTTGGTTTGTTATATTGTCTTTTTATGTGTATGATTTTTGTCTGGTATTGCGAGCTCCTGTCATTTCTAATGACTTGTACCTTCTGGTTCTACTGGAGCCTCAGATCTGAGCATCACTCTGCATTGCACCTCGTCATCATGTGCAGAGGCTGTGCACAGGCCAGGGTTGCTGCACATGGAGCCCTAATATAAGCATTGGGGCTTCAGAATGGGTGCTGGGAAGGACCTGGCAGGGTCAAGGGGTCACACTGGGATCATAGATGTTTCTCCATGgggaggtttggggtgggggttatGTGATACCAGGGGCAGTACATGGGGGGCATTTCTGTggtgcagcccagagcagggttCCTTACCTAGgctgtgcagtgctgggtgcagggagtAGGGCAgactggcagccccaggaactAGGAGT encodes the following:
- the RNF222 gene encoding RING finger protein 222; protein product: MSETPTGKENSPGECPVCYEKFHALKTAHRKLTCGHAFCHDCLVKYLLSSKPEGQIQNCIICPICRYVTFLYKKKDHWPPKPGENPQDPELSLSPTSLLHSVISGSDNTLVVPSRFVMPLQSYETYHNRSSILSDSMSLKDGLSQEVHIFVISDHGMPLVDDNFSLVIRRGRAETQQSVSSRSSVGIKCYQSPIVLAVFLISIVALLAAVLPWVLLVKRSS